Proteins from one Verrucomicrobiota bacterium genomic window:
- a CDS encoding PEP-CTERM sorting domain-containing protein, giving the protein MQKDTLPKSAKATKAWQSTLSPVLGMNSIITKIHMNSLSTVALIALYTCLISSHSQAAVIYSELVSGDLSGTPSSPELLVVGPGINTIIGSVGENGDTGATDGSDADYFTLTIPFGLSINTITIDNYFTAPNPAGRGSFLAYKAGVGFSGQEREDIDARSLFDSSTVNLLTDLGLTSLEAGSHSFWIQETDPTVVDYTISYEAVPEPSTYFLIGVGLVTLVVLRKRAVGRG; this is encoded by the coding sequence ATGCAAAAAGATACCCTACCAAAATCAGCAAAAGCCACTAAGGCATGGCAATCTACACTCAGCCCCGTATTGGGGATGAACTCTATCATCACGAAAATACATATGAATTCTTTATCTACGGTCGCTCTCATAGCACTTTACACGTGCCTCATTTCGTCGCATTCACAAGCTGCGGTTATTTATAGCGAACTTGTATCAGGCGACTTATCTGGCACCCCATCAAGCCCAGAATTACTCGTAGTAGGTCCTGGAATTAATACCATTATTGGTAGTGTTGGTGAAAATGGGGATACTGGCGCTACAGATGGTTCCGATGCAGATTATTTTACTCTGACCATTCCATTTGGTCTCAGCATCAACACCATTACCATAGATAATTACTTCACTGCACCAAACCCAGCCGGCAGAGGTAGTTTTTTAGCTTACAAGGCTGGTGTAGGCTTTAGCGGACAAGAGCGCGAAGATATCGATGCCAGAAGTTTATTTGATTCATCAACTGTCAATTTACTGACGGACCTCGGACTGACTTCCCTAGAAGCTGGATCTCACTCCTTTTGGATACAGGAAACAGATCCCACAGTAGTGGACTATACGATTTCTTATGAAGCAGTTCCCGAGCCTTCTACTTATTTCCTTATTGGTGTAGGTCTCGTCACTTTGGTAGTGCTGAGAAAACGTGCTGTGGGCAGAGGCTGA
- a CDS encoding lamin tail domain-containing protein, with the protein MVKKLLSISLLACGLSHFGQAQLIISEVVDAPLPGGLPKYVELTNVSTSSVDLSLYSIGNYNNGGTNLNNGSSLVLSGFLSAGESYVVSYENGDSPGIGTFFDVYGFNPDNDDLGGFVNGNDVIALFLGPASGDGSDATLVDLYGVIGTDGTGESWEYTDSYAFRNPNVLSASGIFNPSEWTFGGINALETGDDIEELALILANTDPGIHAVIPEPSTLFLLGLGLFILVTLRIVKIKDSDYDPAKISTFAKH; encoded by the coding sequence CTATTAGTCTTTTAGCCTGTGGCTTGAGTCACTTCGGGCAAGCACAACTGATTATTTCAGAGGTCGTAGATGCGCCCTTACCGGGTGGCCTTCCCAAGTATGTTGAGCTGACTAATGTCAGCACTAGCAGTGTTGATTTATCTTTATACAGTATTGGCAATTATAACAATGGTGGAACAAACCTAAACAACGGCTCTTCCTTAGTTCTATCAGGCTTTCTAAGTGCTGGTGAGTCTTACGTTGTCTCTTATGAGAATGGCGACTCCCCAGGCATTGGCACCTTCTTTGACGTTTATGGATTTAATCCCGACAACGATGATCTTGGTGGTTTTGTGAACGGGAATGACGTTATTGCTCTTTTCTTAGGACCCGCTAGTGGAGATGGTTCTGATGCCACCCTAGTTGATCTCTATGGAGTAATCGGAACGGACGGCACAGGTGAATCCTGGGAATATACTGACTCGTATGCTTTCAGAAATCCTAATGTATTAAGCGCCTCTGGTATTTTCAATCCAAGCGAATGGACTTTTGGTGGCATAAATGCACTTGAAACAGGTGATGATATTGAGGAGCTAGCACTGATTCTAGCTAATACAGATCCTGGAATCCATGCCGTCATTCCTGAGCCCTCTACTCTTTTCTTGTTAGGACTTGGCCTGTTCATCCTGGTGACCCTAAGAATAGTAAAAATTAAAGATAGCGATTATGATCCAGCTAAGATCTCTACTTTTGCGAAACACTAA